A genome region from Pseudoalteromonas tetraodonis includes the following:
- a CDS encoding DUF4136 domain-containing protein codes for MKHIFIVAALALLTACTQTPDWDYDKSANFSNYKTFAWVENASLTKDTNNYQISGLMEKRVRNAVNNQLSQQLGMQLVDVAQADVLVNYHASVDKELEVDSFNVGYGARWGYWDTGFNHDVSAREYEVGTLVIDIINRESNQLIWRGAKDGRLKKKQTPSQREAAIKETVANILSNFPPKVQQ; via the coding sequence ATGAAACATATATTTATTGTCGCAGCACTGGCGCTACTTACCGCCTGTACACAAACGCCCGATTGGGATTACGATAAATCAGCAAACTTTAGTAACTACAAAACGTTTGCTTGGGTAGAAAACGCGAGCCTAACTAAAGACACGAATAACTACCAAATCAGTGGCCTTATGGAAAAACGCGTTCGCAATGCGGTAAACAACCAACTAAGCCAACAATTAGGTATGCAATTGGTTGACGTAGCGCAAGCTGATGTACTTGTTAACTACCATGCAAGTGTAGATAAAGAGCTTGAAGTTGATAGCTTTAACGTAGGCTACGGTGCACGTTGGGGTTACTGGGACACAGGCTTTAACCACGATGTAAGCGCACGCGAATATGAAGTAGGCACGTTAGTTATCGATATTATTAATCGTGAGTCAAACCAATTAATTTGGCGTGGTGCTAAAGATGGCCGTTTAAAGAAAAAACAAACACCATCACAACGTGAAGCCGCTATTAAAGAAACGGTTGCCAATATTTTAAGCAACTTTCCGCCTAAAGTGCAGCAATAA